A window of Carboxydothermus pertinax genomic DNA:
ACATTCAGTCTTTAAACCGGGATTACCGCCAAAAAGATACTCCAACCGATGTTTTATCTTTTCCCTTAGCCGATGATGAAGACGATGTATTAGGAGATGTAGTGATTTCTTTAGAAAAAGCATTAGAACAGGCCAAAGAGTATGGTCATAGTTTTTTAAGGGAAGTTTCCTTTTTAACAGTGCATGGAGTTTTACATTTGCTTGGGCACGATCATTATACAGAGGAAGAAACCCGTATTATGCGGGAAAAGGAAGAAAAAATCTTAAAAGCTCTGGGATTGGAGCGTTAATATGCGCCGAAGCTTAAAAGAAAGCTTTAGCTATGCCTTTTGGGGATTAATTTATAGTTTACGTACCCAGAGAAATATGAAAATTCACTTTTTAGCGGGTATTGGAGTTTTAACCCTTTCTTTATTTTTGCCTTTTAACGGATATGACTACTTATTTGTTTTTTTTGCCGTAGCTCTGGTAATTATAACGGAAATGATAAATACGGCTATTGAAGCCACGGTAGATTTGTTTACAAAAGATTATCACCGCCTTGCCAAAATTGCCAAGGATGTTGCAGCAGGAGCAGTGCTCCTGGCGGCAATAAACAGTATTGGAGTATTTTTTCTTGTGATTATACCAAAAATAAAGGGCTTATCTTATTTAAATCTCTACCGAATCAGGCTTTATCCTTTTCATATTTTACTTTTGTTAATAGGGCTTTTGTTTCTTCTATATACTTTCCTAAGTTATGGCAGGTCGCGAGGGGGGAGAGGGCATTTTTAAGAAACTTGGCAACTATTTTTTAACCGGTCTCGTAGTAATAACACCTGCGGCTATAACTATCTACATCTTATATACCTTATTTTCCTTTTTTGACCGGCCCCTGAGAGGTTTTTTTGCAAAGATTTTTGGTCTTGACATTCCTGGGCTTGGGTTTTTAACAGTAGCCCTCTTGATACCTACCGTTGGCATGCTGGCTACCAATTTTATCGGCGGAAAAATCCTTAAAAAATTTGAGCAACTTTTTATAAAGCTTCCGGTGACTCGTACCCTTTATAAGACATCTAAGCAATTAATTGAAACTTTTTTGCATCCCGAAAGGGATGCTTTTAAAAGTGTGGTATTGGTAAGGTATCCCAATGAAAATAGTTATGCGTTAGGCTTTATAACCGGTTCTGGACTTAATGAAATAAATGAAAAAACCGAGGAAAAGCTTTTACCGGTCTTTCTACCTACTACTCCCAACCCAACTTCGGGCTGGCTTTTATACTTGCCCGAAAGGGATGTAATACCATTAAATCTTTCGGTAGAAGATGCTTTAAAAATTATTGTTTCCGGTGGTATTGTCCAGCCGGAAAGGGAGGTATGGGATGAGTTATAAATCGGGTTTTGTTTCTATTATTGGGCGGCCCAATGTGGGAAAATCCACTCTTTTAAACCAGATGGTCGGGACTAAAATTGCTATTATGTCGGATAAACCCCAGACTACCCGAAATAAAATCCGGGCAGTTTTAACCAGCGCTATGGGGCAAATTATTTTTATTGATACTCCGGGGGTCCAAAAGCCCCGCAATAAACTTGGCGAATTTATGTTAAAACAAGCGCTTACTA
This region includes:
- the ybeY gene encoding rRNA maturation RNase YbeY gives rise to the protein MTEINNLQDKVLVDDILLQAIEKAVSFTLNEEGCEGVVSVALVDNNYIQSLNRDYRQKDTPTDVLSFPLADDEDDVLGDVVISLEKALEQAKEYGHSFLREVSFLTVHGVLHLLGHDHYTEEETRIMREKEEKILKALGLER
- a CDS encoding DUF502 domain-containing protein, whose translation is MAGREGGEGIFKKLGNYFLTGLVVITPAAITIYILYTLFSFFDRPLRGFFAKIFGLDIPGLGFLTVALLIPTVGMLATNFIGGKILKKFEQLFIKLPVTRTLYKTSKQLIETFLHPERDAFKSVVLVRYPNENSYALGFITGSGLNEINEKTEEKLLPVFLPTTPNPTSGWLLYLPERDVIPLNLSVEDALKIIVSGGIVQPEREVWDEL
- a CDS encoding diacylglycerol kinase family protein codes for the protein MRRSLKESFSYAFWGLIYSLRTQRNMKIHFLAGIGVLTLSLFLPFNGYDYLFVFFAVALVIITEMINTAIEATVDLFTKDYHRLAKIAKDVAAGAVLLAAINSIGVFFLVIIPKIKGLSYLNLYRIRLYPFHILLLLIGLLFLLYTFLSYGRSRGGRGHF